A region from the Leguminivora glycinivorella isolate SPB_JAAS2020 chromosome 3, LegGlyc_1.1, whole genome shotgun sequence genome encodes:
- the LOC125242602 gene encoding CDGSH iron-sulfur domain-containing protein 2 homolog has translation MYIVSNFVKVTVPNYLAGLPIPDSFGGWFRLGVKDWLALIPPTIVIGGISYYSYQTIKQARAFGRINTMIRLDEKKVVDFVEIEDIGEKMSLCRCWKSKKWPLCDGAHGPHNRATGDNTGPVVIRRVKPEENK, from the exons ATGTATATCGTATCAAATTTTGTGAAAGTTACTGTACCAAACTATTTAGCTGGACTACCTATACCAGATTCATTCGGCGGGTGGTTCCGTTTAGGAG tcaAAGATTGGCTTGCCCTGATTCCACCTACAATTGTGATTGGTGGCATCAGTTATTACTCATATCAAACTATAAAGCAAGCAAGGGCCTTCGGACGAATCAACACAATGATAAGATTAGATGAGAAGAAAGTTGTAGACTTTGTTGAAATTGAAGACATTGGTGAGAAAATGTCACTATGCAGATGCTGGAAGAGTAAAAAA TGGCCTCTCTGTGATGGTGCCCATGGGCCTCACAACCGAGCTACAGGAGACAACACTGGCCCTGTTGTTATCCGCAGAGTCAAACCAGAGGAAAACAAGTAA
- the LOC125242603 gene encoding CDGSH iron-sulfur domain-containing protein 2 homolog has translation MYLVSNLVKVTIPNYLAGLPIPDSVGGWFRLGVKDWLALVPPTLVIGGISYYSYQTIKKAQAGGNGHVNHCVRKDIDKVVDFVDIEDITEKAVLCRCWKTKNWPYCDGSHGNHNLSTGDNVGPVIVRHKPAK, from the exons atgtatttagtgTCGAATTTGGTCAAAGTTACTATCCCGAATTACTTAGCAGGACTGCCGATTCCCGATTCAGTCGGTGGTTGGTTCCGTCTCGGAG TGAAAGACTGGCTAGCCTTGGTCCCTCCGACACTTGTGATTGGTGGCATCTCCTACTACTCATACCAGACCATCAAGAAAGCGCAGGCCGGCGGCAACGGCCATGTGAACCACTGCGTGAGGAAGGACATTGACAAGGTAGTGGACTTTGTCGACATTGAGGACATCACGGAGAAGGCTGTGCTGTGTCGGTGCTGGAAGACCAAGAAT TGGCCATACTGCGATGGCTCCCACGGCAACCACAACTTGAGCACCGGGGACAACGTCGGGCCAGTTATCGTGCGACACAAGCCCGCCAAGTAG